ATTTAAAATCCGCTTAAGAGTACAGATTtgtaaattgtttgttttttagtgtGATGTCGCTGTTTGCCTGTCCTCATGTAGACCTAAACCTAATCTCAGGGTTCTGTTCATTTTACTCAAGTGGCAGCATTTCTCCAGCAGATGGCGGTAGAAGGCGATTTGTACTGATTGGTAGGAGTGAGTCTGCACTctaaaaaaaatgctgggttatttttttctacccaaactCTGGTTTGAgctttttgggtcatttaatagGGTtgttttctcagtcttgggtagttttgtgtaatcCAATCGCTGggttagtggctgggtcattttcactgacagttgcatcaatgcacccctcccaCACCCCAGCACCTCAGCCAGGTATGGCATGGTattgcaggtatggcagtttaataaaataacaagtccaAAGGATGAGGCAGAAATCAATGTACATTGCCTGATCGTTTGACCCTTGCCTCTCTAACAGGCTAAACTAGGCAAGTCAGAGAATCCAGGTCAACAGAGTAAACAAACTCTAGAaccagaaaagaaaacatgatatAAGGCTTGGAATAACAACAGAGACTAAGCAACGAAGcgtaatacttcacaaagcCATTGTATTGAAACAGTCTCTATATGATgaggagtgagtgtgtgtgagattgttaacaggtgtgtgtgattagaattctggAGACGGTGAacgtgtgggaagtgtagtcctcttctgccatgtttgtagtttgtggtgcatACTGGGAAATGGAGTTACTGGTTTTCAATGATATGACACTTGTAACTGTATGGCCACTTCCAGCTCCCTGAAGGCCAacacagagagaatgaggaggagcTTCTTCTCACAAGTTATTCGGGCCCTCAACCAGGACAGCACATAAGACTAGAGCTTGGACTTGTTTGCACAACACCCACTACCTCATGTTGCACAGCATATATTGCAAAAACAAATGCACCCTATTCAACAAATGCAAATATCTGCACCCTATTCAAAATACAGTTGTACTGTTTCTGCCACTGATCTCTGTATCCCTTATATTTTTCCTTTCCTAcctgtatataaatacattctggtttatgtacattttattattatgtcaAACAAGGttgaaaaaagcatttcactgcacaTCATACTGTGTATGATAGCATATGTGACCCATAAAATTTTAAGTTGAACATTCACTCATACCTACGAGCAATTTAGTAGAGCCAATCCATCTACCTGTATATTTTTGGAaggtggaggaaactggagaacccgtaAAGAAACCCATATAAACCcagagagaacatgtgaaactcagACACtaccctgagctcaggatctAATTTGGGATTCTGCAGCTGTGACGCAGCTATAGGGTGTGTTAGGTGGGCAAATTATCACTATTAACTTAAGCATTAgaaagcattattattttttaataaaaaataatcctttttttcttaaagcacCGGGCCAACGGACAAAATAAactcagattttaaaaaaagcaataatTTGTCTATTATCTGAAAGATATTTGATTTACATCAAATTAGATAAATAGACTGAAAGATGTAGAACTCATTTGTGATGAGAGAAACAGTCAAAGCATACAACATAAAagcagtttaataataataagaagagtatgcatacatttaacaaattatatggaaatagaaaagaaatacaatatataatgcAGAAAAAGTAATTGATTGACAATTGTATAATATAGTGAAATAAAGTATAATGGTAGGCATGTACAATGAGTGTAGGCAGCTTTGGATCTTATGTGATGAGGTGGGTCAGGGTTCATTCCTCTCCTCATTCAGTGGTGTTGTTCAAAGGGACGTCCTGGAGTGCATTACTAATTCTCGCCTCCCAGGAACTGCACTTTGAGAACTACATTTAGCATGCTTATAAAATGCCTAGATCatgaaaatgtaatattgtGCACTCACAGAGTTCCCTGTGCCTTTGAGAAAACAGAGGAATTACATGGGGAATGAAATGATCATACACACTATATGAAAAAGCAGGTTATAAAAGTCCAGAGCAATTTTTTGGTTTGCTGTGTTTGAAAAGAAAGGGCTTTTTTGTTATATAACACCAGTTTATTGGATCATTATTTAACAGTAACCATTGTCTTCCTGGAGAGACAAATCTTGCCTTTCCTGACTCTGCCCACCTTGGAGACTCTTGCCTGGAGTCTTGTGTGTTGTGGCCATCCTGGTTATTGGTTTTGCAGATAACCTCAAATGAGCTTCAAATAAGTGCCTGTGCTAAGCTTTTGCGGTCATTTTCTGGTATGGTTTATGCGTTGGACAGGAAAGATAATACTTTAGGGATTATATCACTGGCAAAGTCCCTATACAGTAATGCTACCTCctgcaccactgtgctgccTGCTTTTTTTTCAACAGTCTAAAATAGATAGCTCAAATGTAGTATTTTTCTAAAATTCCTatcacataaaataaaaaatgggcTTTAACTGGACCCCATAATATAACACCAAATAAAATCTTTCTGACACCCGccccacagcacacacacacacacacacacacacacacacacacacacacacacacacacacacacacacacacacacacaccagtctggTTCACTACATTCATGGTTGCCAAAGTCTTCTGTAACTGATGGTGAGCCAGATGAATTTGGATGGAAAGGCTGAGGGGTGTTTCAAAATTTCCAGGTTGTTTGAACCAATTTGGTGGGAGAATCTAGAATCGGCCTTGTTGCATTACTCAAGTTGACATAGGTTGATTGCAGGTCAAAACCTGAAAACATAAGAATTCAAGAAGACAAGGAGACTGGAAAAGGCTCATAATTGCAGAaagatataaaacaaaaaaatgatgtcaaagacaaacaacaaagctaagtatataaatacattGCCTAGAATGCAAATTATACAAGAAGATGacacaaactacacactacatactGTAAATGTGGCAGGagtgaggaaaaacaaaaaccaaacaaattatTTGTGCCAAAGACAGACACAAGTTATTCTACTGAGTCACTTAGCTGAACACGCCTAACTAATTAAAAAACCTGTCCAGTTGGTACGTACGCATATCATATGTATAAAGTAATATATTCTGCTTTTTGTTCATACTGTCTGAGTGGAAGGCATAACACATACTTCCTTATCAATTACAGCAACAGTAACTAATTGTAGAGCGtctgtgagtgcatgtgtgcagAAAATGATAGCTAGGTCATTCCTCCAAGGGTGTTATACCGCCCTGTGACGCATCATGAGTAACAGCAGTTTTTAAAGATGTAATTAGGTGgctcatgtacagtatatatatacacacacacatcatatttgttttttaaatccacaacCACACTTCTGTTTATACAGAAGCTATTTTTTTCACTCACTTACTTTCAGTAACCGCCGGTTCAAGGTTGTGGTGGGTCTGGAGTCTGTCACAGAAACACAACACATAGGATGCACAACTAATAGTCATTTGAACACCAAGAACAACTAATTACATATGTGGCATAGGGTGTGTTTGGTATGTTTGGAAACAAAGCTTGCACCTACCCTAATGCTTTTGGGTTGAGACTAATAACAGTATATGGGCGTATAAAGTTTCCCTGGATGGAATGACATGGTTTCTCACCTTCTCAGCATGACAAAgatgatggcgatgatgatAAAAATACAGATGATGGACAACAGCACCCCCAAAATAACTGCAACAGTGTTTGCTGTAGAGAGTTAGAATTTAACGTGAAGGATTCATCGAACTTCAACTCCTTCAATCTCCAAGAAACACaatgaaaatattcaatttTGGATTataagtaatttttaaaaagtgtcaaCTTATTGCTGgtcaattttaaaaatgtttttcgcaattgaaaaatgttaaaataaatgtattttagagtttctctctttttgttcaCCTCCAACAAGTTGATGCAATTTTTAGTTAGATccaaggtttatttatttcagttcacTGTATACTAAGTGAATCATGTGCTTGATAATTAGGCTGTACTCAGACAGTTCTCAGATGAGTCTGTTCTGTGAATTCAGGTTATTTTGGGATTGTGTTTTATCATGCATTATTTCATACAACCTTtaaagaatattaaatataacaCTGAAAGTGGGTATCATGCAaggataaattttttttttcgtatTTCCAGGTTTCCTGGGACCTTCATTAATCTTTTcgtttgccccccccccccccccaaaaaaagcacTGTCTTTAAGAACATTATAAATAACAATGTTAATAATGGTACAAAGAATAATTTTTGTTCTTCCATTTAGTGATGATATTTGTGTTGTAACACTAAAAaggataatttaaaaaatgtaggtTCATTTACATGATGGGTTGAGTGGTTTTATGATCTTAGTGGCAAAAGGTGTCACAGAGAAAATTGATTGCTTGATGTCTACAAGTCCTTCTTTGATTTCCAGGTAAGTGAATAGAACCATGGctactctgcaaaaaaaaaaaaaaaataaaaaaaaaggtaaataatCTTACTGAATATGGATTACTTCAAAACAACTTTACATTATTTCACAGGTTTTCACAGttacttgactttttttttttttttaccttaccTGTAGTTCTGATTAGTCAGAGGTCCGTTTGTATACTCTGTATTACTGATTACATCTAAGACATTGTTACTTCCAATTTCAATCGTAATCATGTTGCTTCTGGAAAttagattttcatttaattttaaaacagtGAGATAAGTCTTGGTCTTCTCTTTTACCCAATCACTATAGGTCATTGTTAGGTCATTCCTGGAGTTGCTACCTGAAATCACATTCAAAACATTCTTGTTATTGATATTCttgaaaaaatcttcagggtaTCATCCTTCTACcatcaggtccataagtatttggagaTTGAAACAAagaagcagcaactgaaggcagctgcagtaaaggccaggcaaagcatctcaggggaggaaactcagcatttggtgatgtccatgagattcagacttcaggcagtcattgaccgcaaaggatttgcatcaaatgattaaaataatgctaatatttataattatgctAATTTGTCTAATTACGTTTGagtctgtgaaaatggagggactatgtaaaaatggctgtaattcctaaactgTTAATAcaaaatttttgttaaaccacTTCAATTAAAggtgaaagtctacacttcagtcacatcttgactgcttcatttcaaatccattgtggtacTGTAATATAGGCAAAATTAGAAAAAGTGTGTAATTGTCCAAATACATATGGACCCATATGAAGATcagtaaaaatggaaaaaggtcCTACTTTTCAGGTCAGTTGAGAGCAGAACACCATAGGCTTGAATTGGCCCATTAGTACTATTCAGAAGACTGGTACTGAATTGTAGCTTTACTACAGTCTGGCTTATTGGAGAGACGATGATTGCTACGTCTCCTGGATTACTGGGAACTGATGGGTCTTAAATGATAGAGTACAAAGTGCACTTGATTATTTTCTGCTCTGTGTCAAGAGAAATGGCTATGCAATTTATCAATCATGTTTATATGAGCTATTTCCAAGACGTTTTAGATAACACAATACAGCAAATGAAAAGAATTAAATTACATGCCTGTAATGCCTGTTGTGCACTTAAAGTCCCATGTACCACTCTCACCACATCCAAGGGTTGAAATAATCACACTGTAAGTGCTGAAGTATTGGAGGTTTTCAGAAAAAATGTGGTTACAGACAGGACTACAAGGTAAAATAAAGACACTGGGTGTTTGATTGAGACTGATGTTAAATCCTTGGTTGTTGCCCGGAGGATTCATCCATGTTAAGTTCAGCAAAGCTGGTGAGGTGCGATTTGGTCCTTTGCAGGTTATGTCAAAGACAGGACTTGCATCTTGAGGAATCAGATAATTACTAGATTAATAAAATTTAACAAGAGTACAAATATTTCAATTATAATTTTGTAAATCAGATTTTTTGTAATCCTGGAACAAGCACAATGGTAAGgcataaaaacacaacatgggAACCTGAATAATAGTGACAGAGGTGTGGTTAGTGCTGCAATGATATCCAATCAACTCAAATCAAACTCTCTGTTTCCCCTTAAAAACTGTGGATTCAGTACAGTAAAGTGCCACATTATGTGATTAGATGTGAGTATGCAGTACATTTGAATATAGTGTTTTATACAATAAAGTGTCAAAGTGGATCaaaatcattttaatggtaACTAAAAAAAAGTCAGTCAAAAAACACAGTTTGCTCTCCTTTGCTGGTCAGCCCTCAGACACTCAGTATAAAATGGAGtgtgcatacacatacacacagggtTTTACAACAAGCACCAGGTGCTTGGGGGAAAAGGAGCCACTCTGTTTTAGTGAAGATACTAGAAAGGATTACATGCACTTattcttttttgtattttaagtAGATGATGTTCCATAAAGCAATTAATAAGAATTAATTTCTTATTACTTTAATAAATTACTTTTCTAGAGTCTACAACTAAGGTAAGCagcaggttgtttttttttgtttttttgcaagcAAATGGTAGTTACAATAAAAGTCCATGTATAAATGCATTACAGTTTCTACTGCGATGGGCTTGACCATGCTGTTTGAACACATCTGAGTGTTAACTGACACAGGACAGCGGTGTTTATAGGtgtatttttgagtgataactcAAAGCAGCATACTCTGATATTAAAATGCACATCAAAATGTGTCCAAAAAATGTGACAGGGTCTGCATATAGGAGTTGTGTTTTCTCTAAGAGGGGATCTCAAAATGCAATGCAAGTGCAAATTAAGAAATAGGTGTGAAAATATTATGTATTTCAGATGTTACTCCCACTGTTGTGCGGTTCCAACTATGTCAGTGCAGGGGTGTTTAATTTGGATCACAGAAACAGCATCTGAGTGCAAACTTGGAAAAAATGGCTTACACCAAACAAAATTAACAACATGCTGTTGTGCtgcactggcaaaaaaaaaaaaaaaaaaaaaaaagagccctGAAAtgatttatatgtatttttataatttGCCTGCCCTAGTGTAGGGGATCCCAGTTTTCAATTTCCTCAAAAGTGTCTAAACACCCTCACAATTCACCCTTTACATTTAATCTTGTGAAACCTACCTGTACAAGTGGAAAGGCCAACCAGTGAtccttctgttttattatcAGCAGCAACAGCTGAGACTGTAAATGTGTAATTTGTTCCAGGGGTTAGATCAGTGATGTTAAAGGCAGTTACAGGAGTTGTACTGCTGTTTGTCCATCGCACTATAAAGAAAGACCTCTCTCCTAATGGTTTATTCCAGTCCAGAAATACAGATGTTGTTGTGACTTCAGAGGATGTGAGACTTCTGACGATGTCTGGCTCTATGGGAAGAGTCATGTTACAGATGAAATAATACATTCACAGAAAAATTATTCTAAAAATTAGAATAAACTCAGGATGTTAATTTGTccaaaagtaagtaagtaagtatgtaaataaataaataaacaaacaaacaaacaaacaaataaatcaactaCAAATACTATCTTTAACAGTGGAAAAATGTGCCTTTATGTGCCTCAATAGCTGAGACTCACAATATATAATAACTGCTGGATTTTATAGGAAGCCCCACTGGTTTATGGCACTCTGCATCACACACCATTCTATTTTAAAGTAATATCTGACCTATTGACAAATTGTGTGATTTCAAAAGCAATAAAATTATGAACTTTAAATGACTCTGCTTACTGCTTTCTGCCAGCCATATCCTACCCCCAGTAAGCATTGAGGGAACCcataaggcaaaaaaaattaacttggTGGGTCCCATGATGTTTCATTGGAAATATAATACTAGAAACATAAACATTGTCCATTATTTGTCCCAGTTTCAAAAGTAATCCAgaataaaaatctatttcatCTAAAAAGTGCCAGATGAATTTATTCTCAATTTTCAACACTGTGTTTTTGACCCTGATCTTGCCTTatgttttgggtttgtttgccTGATGTTTCATTAAAATCCTCCTTAACTGCAACTGCATCTGTCTCAGCCTCCTATCTTATGACAGATTAAAACTGAACGGTACTTTTGAAATACTGGTGTGTTAAGTGGAGGTGGACTAGAGGGATTGAGTTGAGACCTGGGGACTGACAAATGAAAATCTCACATACAGCACTAagatttgtaaatgtttataaattttTAGAGAGTCAACTGTCTAGTATAAAAAAGTATGATTAAAAATATGTTGAATAATAGattcatttaatatatttatatgtctAAAAAATGGTAAAGCGGTCTCTGAGCATTTGTATCCACACTAAGCACAAAAGGAATGAAAGACATTATAGATACATGAATATGAACTAAAATAAATActacataaatgaaaaaaaaatctacccaGCTTCTACCAACCCATCCCTGTCCCCCACTGCTCTGGTTATGCTATGCTATTACCCATGGCATAGTTGATTTGCaaggtcatatttatatacTAAACTGCTCTGAAATttccttctgttttattatttgctAAACTTTGCACATGTACTACACTCAGGAGTCAGATTTCTGTAGTTGTGTTAATCATGGTGGTTTCAGTAGTTTACCGAATGTAATATTGTAAGCCTTTTTGGGAGGTGGCACTAATCTTTCTGTTATTGGTTCAGTCGAGTTCAGAAACAATGAGCTTGTTGTAATTTCAGTTACACTGAGGTCACTTGCAACATCAGGTTCTGTGAGTACAGGTTAGAGGCCATTGTGTTAGGAAAATATATTAATCTACatgaaacaaacatttaatagtACCTTAGTAATGGAATACTTATAACATCTCTTACAACATCAAGCTCTGTGAGTACAACTTTGATCACAATGGGAGACTTTCCCTATTCGCTCAGTCCAGTACAGTAATATAGTGGATGCCACATTATCTACAGTGAGATTTCTAATAGTATAAGGCtatgaatttcagaatttcatcTCTTTATTCTCTGAACCAAATTTGTGTAGCATTATAGTACAACTGATTCCCTTTGCTGAATTATCTGCAGAAACATCACACATTATGAAGATGTAATTTACTccagaagaaaataaaagtatttaatgTTGCTACATTAAAAGTAATTCTGTCATGTCTACAATCCaactaacactaacattttGGTCCATGAATACCCATgcggtatttttttttttcttgtttaacaGCTTTAAGAGACAGGTCAGAACTTAAAAAGAGATGAATGTGCCTTAGCATTCTACTTTTATGATGTGACCTTCCTATTTACCATTCTCGTGTAGAGCACTGATGACGGTCAcgtaatataaaaaaatattcagacaATTGCAGATATCATCAACCAGTAATTCTTAAGCTTAACCAACGCTCTTATTAAGAATTCACACTGCACAGAAAGAGTCGCTCTCATGCTCTCTCCATAGTATGGTGATTCACATTAATGATGCTGTACAAGCATGTGGAAACTTGTTACAAATACTGACAAGGATGTCTATACAAGTCTATATTGCTGCATCTTAATAtatacatgaaaataaataaacatgttaaCAACAGCATAGGACTTACTTGTGAAGGCTGAGATCCGAGAGAGTCCTCCAGTTCCACCATCTGCAGCAACTGCAGTAACAGTGAATGTGTAGTTCACTCCAGGAGTCAGACCAGTGACAGTGTAAGACGTGTTTGAAGTGTTACTGCTGTTATTCACACTGCCATCAGTCCAATTTATTGTAAAGTACGACCTGTTCCCAGGTGGCTCATTCCAGGTTAGAGACACagatgatgtatttttgttaGAGACAGTGAGATTGGTGACAGCATTTGGATGGTCtgtgaaccacacacacacacacacacacacacacacacacacacacacacacacacacagagagagagagaatgagagagagaatgcaccaTATTATAATTAGTGATACAACTGGACTGCAAGCAGAGCAGAAGCCATTAAGCCCAACATTTTGAGGTACAGCTAGAACAGGGCGCAATTCCCCCTCAGGAAGAAGGCTGGACACACATACTGGTTGAGCTGACATGCTTGCTTTAAACGATACCTAGGTTGGGGCTTTGAAACAGTCTTTACCTTAACTGGGGTGAAGCAATAGCAACTTGGAGTCTACCTACAGTTACAAACACCTACTCCAACGTCCAGTATGTGCACCAtgtttctctccctccactGAGAGACGTCAGGCACATTATGACtaaatacatgtacacacattctTGTTGCCCATTGGCCACCCTCAAGTATGAGTCTTATCAATCTCCTGTGAGATGGATCTGCCTGTGCCTTATCAAGACAAAAATTGTTTAGCAAAACTCCCACTCAGCAGCTAGTTTTGAGAATAGGAACTGAGGCTGTGGACTAGCCGTAAGCTAGCTATCCTGCAATCCGCGATGAGATTGTTGTTTAAAACTGAGAACATATGCTTTTGGGAGGCAACAAAACTCTGCATCCATCAAAGAAGAATATTTTATGGTGGAGAAACATCTCTGCACAAACAAGGTAGGTTATGGAGTTTGAATTGTGGACTGTTTTGCAAAGTCCCCAAAACATCCGTGTAACGGAGAGCATTCTGAATGAAGCAAAAAGCTTGATTGTGCATTAGCCAATAAATATGGGATAGATTGATCAGCCTAATTAGTCTAATGAATTAGGTTGTCTTTATCAGCAGTACAGGATTTACTTGTGAATGCTGAGATTTGAGTTGGTGCTCCTGCAGTTTGTCCATCTGCAGCAACTGCAGTAACAGTGAATGTGTATTTCACTCCAGCGGTCAGACCAGTGACAGTGTAAGACGTGTTTGAAGTGTTACTACTGTTATTCACACTGCCACCAGCCCAGTTTACTGTAAAGTACGACCTGTTCCCAGGTGGCTCATTCCAGGTTAGAGATACAGATGATGAGGTTTTGatagagacagtgagactgGTGACAGAATTTGGGTCTgcaaatcatacacacacacacacacacacacacacacacacacacacacacacacacacacgcacacatgtgTTAA
The genomic region above belongs to Ictalurus punctatus breed USDA103 chromosome 14, Coco_2.0, whole genome shotgun sequence and contains:
- the LOC128634955 gene encoding receptor-type tyrosine-protein phosphatase eta, producing MRCYTLRKKLQMTLLSLFLFQSIIAAQWESIGAVASLTASIKTTSSVSLTWNEPPGNRSYFTVNWADGSVNNSSNTSNTSYTVTGLTAGVNYTFTVTAVAADGQTAGAPTQISAFTKPNAVTSLTVYNKTTSSVSLTWNEPPGNRFYFTVNWTDGSVNNSSNTSNTSYTVTGLTAGVNYTFTFTALAADSQTAGAPTQISAFTKPNAVTNLTVSNKNTSSVSLTWNEPPGNRSYFTVNWTDGSVNNSSNTSNTSYTVTGLTAGVNYTFTVTAVAADGITGAPTQTSAFTKPNAVTNLTVSIKTTSSVSLTWNEPPGNRSYFTVNWTGGSVNNSSNTSNTSYTVTGLTAGVNYTFTVTAVAADGQTAGAPTQTSAFTNPNSVTSLTVSIKTSSSVSLTWNEPPGNRSYFTVNWAGGSVNNSSNTSNTSYTVTGLTAGVKYTFTVTAVAADGQTAGAPTQISAFTNHPNAVTNLTVSNKNTSSVSLTWNEPPGNRSYFTINWTDGSVNNSSNTSNTSYTVTGLTPGVNYTFTVTAVAADGGTGGLSRISAFTKPDIVRSLTSSEVTTTSVFLDWNKPLGERSFFIVRWTNSSTTPVTAFNITDLTPGTNYTFTVSAVAADNKTEGSLVGLSTCTDASPVFDITCKGPNRTSPALLNLTWMNPPGNNQGFNISLNQTPSVFILPCSPVCNHIFSENLQYFSTYSVIISTLGCGESGTWDFKCTTGITDPSVPSNPGDVAIIVSPISQTVVKLQFSTSLLNSTNGPIQAYGVLLSTDLKSSNSRNDLTMTYSDWVKEKTKTYLTVLKLNENLISRSNMITIEIGSNNVLDVISNTEYTNGPLTNQNYRVAMVLFTYLEIKEGLVDIKQSIFSVTPFATKIIKPLNPSSNTVAVILGVLLSIICIFIIIAIIFVMLRRLQTHHNLEPAVTESFDLQSTYVNLSNATRPILDSPTKLVQTTWKF